In Fundulus heteroclitus isolate FHET01 unplaced genomic scaffold, MU-UCD_Fhet_4.1 scaffold_209, whole genome shotgun sequence, the following are encoded in one genomic region:
- the LOC118559040 gene encoding uncharacterized protein LOC118559040, whose amino-acid sequence MAFLSFITKGQPILQNWTFLHNMSRIYQWPEHLQNGGKAENTVKTYLVNLSQFLGYFRDTPPSSSRVPKREVFAVIRAISECIASLGPRVVMRQIRVKKNKLSRTISKDQLRLCKVLARRRIPELLDELSEDPNPEARRRYFGYLSVYLASLYGHRTGVLKNMTVSEVDEAQKEATVGQAGFVINVKEHKTNRAFGPAQLYLTVEEFSWVEQWMIIRQKLKPTHRPSSLHRKLHKNRETHRADASRLA is encoded by the exons ATGGCTTTCCTTTCGTTTATAACCAAGGGACAGCCAATCCTCCAGAATTGGACTTTCCTTCACAATATGTCCAGGATATACCA GTGGCCAGAGCATCTGCAGAATGGTGGAAAAGCGGAGAACACAGTGAAGACCTACCTGGTGAATTTGTCCCAGTTCCTGGGCTACTTCAGGGACACCCCTCCCTCCTCATCCAGGGTTCCAAAAAGAGAAGTGTTTGCCGTGATTCGTGCTATCTCAGAGTGTATTGCAAGCCTGGGTCCACGTGTTGTCATGCGTCAGATAcgtgtaaagaaaaataagttgagCAGAACCATCTCCAAGGACCAACTTCGCCTCTGCAAAGTCCTGGCCAGGAGACGCATCCCTGAACTTCTTG atgaaCTGTCTGAGGACCCCAACCCGGAGGCGCGAAGGAGATATTTTGGGTACCTCAGTGTTTACCTAGCAAGCCTATATGGACACCGCACCGGTGTTCTAAAGAATATGACGGTCTCCGAGGTTGATGAAGCCCAGAAGGAAGCCACAGTCGGGCAAGCGGGCTTCGTGATCAAT GTGAAGGAACACAAAACCAACCGTGCGTTTGGCCCCGCACAGCTCTACTTAACTGTAGAGGAATTCTCATGGGTGGAGCAGTGGATGATCATCAGACAGAAACTAAAACCCACCCACAGACCTTCTTCTCTTCACCGAAAACTTCACAAAAATCGAGAAACTCATCGTGCCGATGCAAGCCGCCTGGCGTGA